The window CTGGATATCCGGTTCCAGTCCGGCCTCCCAGCCCACCACAGCTTTCCCGTCAGGGCCTATGCTGACTGAATCGATGACCGGTGGGTAACGATTGGATAAGTTTCTCAGCACCGCCCCATTTTGGTTTGAAAGTGAAATGCACCCGGTTTGAATGTCTCGTACCCCGATCCGGAAACGGACCGTATCACTATTACCGTTACAAGCCCAGAAATGATGGGTCAGGCTCAGATCCTGCGTGGAATCGACTACAGCCCAGGTCCCGGGCGGGTATTCCCGGTATAAAAGGTACCAGGGATGCATAGCTGCGAGCAAAGGGGTATGCAGCGGTGTCCAGTTAAAGTCGATGACCTCAAAATCAGTGGTGGTGCCTGTAAGTAGCATTGTCGCCAGGGTATCCGTTGGAAATGGGCCTGAATTTTTATTGATGATCAAATAGTAATATCCCGGTGTCGTATTGGCGTCTGCACCAACATGAAGATAACTAGCCTGTGTAATATTTGTAATCACGGTCAATTCAGTATAAAAACCTGACCGTACCAGTGAAAAATAAATAGTATAATTATAAAAACCCGTGCCGATCAGTACCGGGTTCCATTGAATCACCGCATCTCCGTTGGGCATCACTTCAGTGCACCTGAGCCTGACAGTTTGGCCTTGTGAGGTAATCTGAAAAAAAAACAGAATGATGATCAGTATCGATGCCAGCCTTTTATTCATAACCGTTTCGGTCGACAGCAAAATTACATAAATTTGAAGAGTTTATGATATGACCCTTCTTAATTCCCGTGAAATCATTAACTTTGCGGGAGTTTTTATACATCTGACACAATTATTTATATTAATTCGATTATGAAACGGGACAATCAGGTATTTCGTATTCTGGCAAAGGAAAAGAAAAGACAATTACACGGATTGGAATTGATTGCATCGGAGAATTTCGTCAGTGACCAGGTTTTAAAGGCCATGGGTTCGGTGATGACCAACAAATACGCCGAAGGCTACCCTGGTAAAAGATATTATGGCGGCTGCCAGTTTGTGGATGAGACTGAGCAACTGGCCATTGACCGGGCAAAGGAGCTTTTCAATTGTGAGTTTGCCAACGTTCAGCCCCATTCAGGAGCCCAGGCCAACATGGCTGTTTTTCTTGCTTTCCTGAAGCCGGGCGACAAGTTCATGGGGCTTGATCTGTCGCATGGGGGCCACCTGTCGCACGGATCGCCCGTCAACAGTTCGGGCATTCTTTATAAGCCATTCGCTTATGGCGTCAGCCAGGTTACCGGGACTGTAGATTACGACAAGATGGAAGAAACTGCCCTGCGGGAAATGCCGAAGATCATTATTGCCGGTGCCTCTGCATATTCGCGCGACTGGGACTATGTTCGGATGCGCAGCATAGCTGATAAGGTTGGCGCCCTGCTGATGGCCGACATTTCGCACCCCGCCGGCCTGATTGCACGAGGCCTCCTCAACGACCCGCTCCCCTACTGCCACGTGGTAACTACAACCACACATAAGACCCTCCGCGGGCCACGCGGCGGGATGATCCTGATGGGTAAGGATTTTGAAAATCCCTGGGGATGGGCTACACCCAAAGGTGAGATCAAAATGATGTCGCAACTCATCAACTCTGCCGTATTCCCCGGAATCCAGGGCGGCCCGCTCGAGCATGTCATCGCCTCTAAAGCGGTCGCTTTCGGCGAAGCTTTAACCGATGAATACTTCGAATACATCCTCCAGGTTAAGAAGAACGCCACCGTCATGGCGAAAGCTTTTGTCGACAAAGGCTATCACGTGATTTCCGGCGGTACCGATAATCACCTGATGCTGATCGACCTGCGTAATAAGTTTCCCGAACTGACCGGACGCCTGGCGGAAAACACCCTGGTGCGGGCCGATATCACCGTGAATAAAAATATGGTTCCATTCGACAGCCGTTCGCCTTTCCAGACCTCCGGCCTTCGCATCGGCACCCCGGCCGTTACTACCCGCGGCCTGAAAGAAAAGCACATGACCCTCATTGTCGACCTGATCGATGAAGTCCTTCAAAAGATCGAAGACGAGCAAACCATTATCAGCGTGAGGCAAAAAGTCAACCAGATGATGGAAAGTTATCCCCTGTTCTCTTAAAACTAAAATAGTATGAAAAGAAACATGATCCGTAAAGTATTAGGTGGATTAAGTTTCACCTCCGCACTTTTTATGTTTCAGGCATGCTACGGGACTCCACAGGATGTTGGAATTGATATACTGATTGAAGGCCAGGTGAAATCGGCGGCAACTGGAGACCCGATTAAGGGCATTAAGATCTCAATAGCTGATGGATCACAGTATCAATTTAGTGATGTCGATGGAAAGTTCTCTTTATACACAGACCCGTTTGAAAACAAAATGATGCATTTTGAAGACATCGATTCAATAGAAAATGGTTCATTTCTCAGCAAAGACACAGTTCTCACAAATATTAACGACTACGTGTATCTGAATATTGAATTGGAAGAAGAATAGATGTTCGATCATCTCAGAACCAAGGTAAGTCAGAACCTGTTTCTTAAGTTCAAACAACAGGAATCCAAAATACACGAAATCAGCTACTTATTTTGGGAGTGCACTTCAAGGTGCAACCTGAATTGCCTGCATTGTGGCAGTGACTGCTCCAAAGACAACCATCATGCCGATATGCCAATGGAAGATTTCTTTAAGGCAATTGATACAA of the Bacteroidales bacterium genome contains:
- a CDS encoding serine hydroxymethyltransferase — its product is MKRDNQVFRILAKEKKRQLHGLELIASENFVSDQVLKAMGSVMTNKYAEGYPGKRYYGGCQFVDETEQLAIDRAKELFNCEFANVQPHSGAQANMAVFLAFLKPGDKFMGLDLSHGGHLSHGSPVNSSGILYKPFAYGVSQVTGTVDYDKMEETALREMPKIIIAGASAYSRDWDYVRMRSIADKVGALLMADISHPAGLIARGLLNDPLPYCHVVTTTTHKTLRGPRGGMILMGKDFENPWGWATPKGEIKMMSQLINSAVFPGIQGGPLEHVIASKAVAFGEALTDEYFEYILQVKKNATVMAKAFVDKGYHVISGGTDNHLMLIDLRNKFPELTGRLAENTLVRADITVNKNMVPFDSRSPFQTSGLRIGTPAVTTRGLKEKHMTLIVDLIDEVLQKIEDEQTIISVRQKVNQMMESYPLFS
- a CDS encoding carboxypeptidase-like regulatory domain-containing protein, whose product is MKRNMIRKVLGGLSFTSALFMFQACYGTPQDVGIDILIEGQVKSAATGDPIKGIKISIADGSQYQFSDVDGKFSLYTDPFENKMMHFEDIDSIENGSFLSKDTVLTNINDYVYLNIELEEE